tttactaattcttcttctatttgaaatccttgttccataatattattttcttgagccatttttaattgtttaaaaagcattgtaacttcttctaatttttcttcaatattcataattttagtggtggttttacttttagatctgttatgttgattatattttgaaatttttcttctttgggattctctttttctttatttctttgaaattttatggatactaatatttcttcaagcatatctactatagaatttaattgtgggttaaaagtatgataaagatgtggggaatcatttccatggtaacatttcttagaaattccgtgtgaaaaataagttttttcaggtttttaaAGTcattcaataaaacttatagtaaaataaagattttgagaaaaatcattttatattgattttaagaattcggtgtcattacagttaacattagttaaaatcattaatttttgatctattaattttgataacttgattatttcttctcttaaatcttctaatttacttttttccattaggtgacgcttttctttgtgaagagttACGGTTTAAAGTGTGGCTTTAGAAAATGTGGTGTAAGCAAATCTTTAAATCTGTACCAATTTTGATCTGTATACTAAAATTCACCCTGTTACTTTCTTTCTTAAGAAAATCTAGGAATAAAACAATGgtttttgatatatttttctctcGACATGTAGGGCTGGCAATGGATAGAATAGGGTAGGGTTTGGATCCTACCCTAACCCTACCTGTGGGttaaaaatttcattaaaactCTACTCTATCCTATTCGCgggttgagaatctctcaacTCTAACTCTACCCGCACCCTAAAATTctaaaccctaccctaccctactcTACCCGCagaaatatcaaattttttcaaagtaaatataaaattcaattatttcgaattttatacgtattaataatataaaaaataaaaaactaaagctttaaattactaaattaacaAACTAGTTTAGTGGTTGTTCACTTATTATAAATCATTACATAAGAGAGGTTGTGGGTTCAACTCTCACTTTCTTCACTATATAGAGagagattttaataaaatatgtgttatatatgagtgcgggtagggtagggtagggtacaCCCTAAACCCGTACCCTACCCTATCCACAGACATACCCGGACCGCAGTGACGGACTCAGAAAATTTTGAAAGTGGgggcaaaaatatatatacaaaataaaatttgttgaatattattaattatatagagatataaaaattaaaaaagtttgtgaacatttttatttttaaaatattattcatttataatttataaaaaacattttttatttttaaaacttgaacttaaaatattttaattaaattataaaaaatttgttatcctaactaattttttatacatatttaataataaaagaccGAATCAATTAGCCCATTAGCAACTAATGATACActagtatttataatttgaaactagaattattattgaatactagaaaaattaaatttgtatataaagaatatgtttatataaaataatagaaacataatttatattttttttaaataattaaatttgttatattttttaattaatttaattttgatataatattagATGAAATATTTTATGCATTTCTTTAATTATATGttgtaatttatatattttttattattatttctaaaaataaaaaatatattctaaattaataaattaatcaatttattttaaaattttatatgcaATATAGGTACATATAATAGAACATAAGAtataaaataagtaataattatgaataaattgagaataaaataaaatatataaagtcataaaaaaataaaacattagattaatatctaaattataattgtttgaactaaaatttgcaattgaaaattttaaaaagcgAAACAATAAAATTGGAAGATACATAAAGTTATAGAGagctatataaaaaaataaagaatttaaattttactttttgaTAAAGAGAAGATGATCACtagacaaaaaatataaaaagaaggttgaaaatataaaaataaaaaaaatttaaaaaaataaaagagtgatgacctaaaaactaaatttgattagattaaataatagttaaaataattaaaaaatataaatataaatttaaaattttgaccaattaaatttaatttatttataatgaattatttaaaatttaaaataaaaatatattatatataactatttcttaaaaaaatgaaaatacagTGAGGGCAAGTGCCCCCTCATACTACAAGCTGGGTCCGTGTCTGCCGGACCGTACCCTACTCTACCCGCTGCGGGTAGAGTAGCCTACCCTATCCGAACGGGTTGAACCGGGTTGGATCCCGCGGGTGGGGTATGAATTGCCAGCCCTATCGACATGGAATCATTTTTGTTTGTTGAGCAACTCACAACTGTACATGTCCAATGTATATTCATTATTATTTAACTTCGTGTCGTTACTATATgcaattttattatttcaatgAGATTCAATTGcactctttttaatttttggaaaaaaaaatatttttaatttttaatattttaaatatcttatttttatttcaaaaaattttaaacgaaattaatattatcttattattaaatttgatctgaattattaataaaatgaCTAACATGGATGTGAACAACATTATTATTAAGTCATATATTTTCGGTATATTAAAAAACTTAACCAAAATTTTTTCGTAATATGTTTTCTAATGGAtctctttttcttaaaaagaTTCCCAAATTCTATCAATTAATCATTAacattttagaataaaatttttttttttattttagtgatGGTTAATGAATTGATTTTACATTTTTACttatgtatcaaaattaaatattattgacTCTTCAATATACTAATTGTTcgtatcaaatttaattatagaATAACATTACTTTCGAAACTGAAAtagaaaatttgaaatttttttagattaaaataaaatatttaaaacattaATTACTAAATTAGAACTTGTTCCAAGTGTTACTCCTTATTTTTTAATAGAGATATAAAGTaacatataattatataaaccGGTGCTGTACAGAAGGTAGCACAAGCAAGTAGACTTTTTAAAGTTGACTAATAAATAGTATACGGGGTGACTTTTTATTTATATGTTGGTTAGAGAACACTGTAATTTgaattatttgtttgtttttcagCACATACTCTCGTGACAAATAGTTATGTTTCGCTGAGGATTGGATATTAATGTTGTTGAGTTTTGATGCTGAAGTTGGTTGAGTTTGTTTGTGATGAGTTGTTTCTCTCTTCTTTGTGGAAGAAAGGGGTCTTCTTCGGCGGCGCAACCAACCGGAGCTGATATAGGTGTGCAGATTTTTGAGAATTTGATATGTTCAAAATGTTTCTATTGTTTATATTCATGTTTATATGCTGCAACAGATCTTTCTAGCTTTAAGAACATCAATCTCTACACATACAAGGAATTGCAGATTGCGACAGAAAATTTTAGTCCTGCAAATAAGATAGGGGAGGGAGGTTTCGGATCGGTATATAAGGTGATTGCCACAATTCATAAGTGCCTCACATTTATTGAGAAAGAAAGTTTCTAGTTTTAATTTTGTAGTTTGTATACTGAGCAGGGAAAGTTGGGAGATGGTACTCTGGCTGCTATTAAGGTTTTGTCAGCTGAATCTAAACAAGGAGTCAAAGAGTTCTTGACGGAAATCGAGGTGATTTCTACTATAGAGCATGAGAATCTAGTTAAGTTGTATGGTTGCTGTGTGGAAAGGAACCAGAGGATTTTGGTATATGGCTATCTTGAGAATAACAGCCTAGCACAAACACTTGGTGGTGAGTAAACTTTTCACATTTCATCTGAATGTATTATAAATCTCCTAGTAGCTTTTGGTTCTATCTTGGAACATAGACTGTATTTGTTTACAGAGACATGACACTAAAATAGAGacacagagacacaaaattgtGTTTGGCAGAAGAGACATGGACAGAGACAAAGTGTCAAGAGACActaaattagtgtattttgtgtcaaTCCTGACATGAAGAACACGGAGACACTAACAagggacacaacttattttttattttttctttcattatttttgttaattttttataattatattttttattattatatttttcatttcaaattttttgaatgaaaaaaaatgagaataaattggatttttataatttgttctagtCAGTATCTTATCCTGTCCTGTTCTCAATATTTTGTCCTGTCCTGTTCTTGGAAACAAACGCAGCCATAGAGACACTATTCTTGCACTCTtccttttaaaattatataaattagcTGTTATTTATAGGTGGAGGCCATAGTAGCTTGTACTAAAGCTGGCATACACGGAGGAACATTTGCATCTGCATTGCGCGGGGTCTTGAATTTCTTCATCATGAAGTTGAGCCACATATTATCCATAGAGACATTAAAGCTAGCAATATATTACTTGACAAAGACTTGCAGCCCAAAATTTCGGATTTCGGTCTAGCAAGGCTTATTCCGGCAAACATTACCCATATTAGTACCCTTGTTGCTGGCACAGCGTAAGTTCATTCTTGATTTCTATCTTTCAATTCTTTCAGAATCATGGATTAGTTCATTCATTTTTGCCTTTGTTAGTGGCTATCTAGCACCTGAATATGCGATACGAAGTCAAGTGACAAGAAAATCAGATGTCTACAGTTTTGGAGTTCTGCTATTAGAAATTGTTAGCGGAAGGTGTAACACAAATAGACGTTTACCTGCAAAAGAAAGGTATCTACACACAAAGGTAAGTGCATGAGTCTTTGGAAGTTCATAATTAGTTAAATATCAAAGTAAATTTAAGATACATATTTGGATTTGCTGAATTCCTTTTAACCCTCTTTCTATTCATTTTATTTCCTATTTTCCCATCTTATTTGTCTTCTGATTTGGATTCCTAATTTCACTGTTATGCAATCTTATGTTAAGTAATGTAGCAATTGTCAAACATAGGTTACTACCACTACTACTAGGATATTAATGTTCATTTTGAAGTAGTATTGATGGGAACTGAAACTTTAAAAGGTGACCAATGATTATGTCTTCAGGCTTGGGATTTGTATGAGAGGGGGGAGCTGGAGAGTTTGGTTGATTCCTCGCTAGCCGGCGACTTTGATGTGGAGGAGGCGATAAGGTTTTGCAAGATTGGTCTCATTTGCATTCAGGATTCTCTTCAGCTCCGGCCTTCAATGTCCACTGTGCACGACATGCTGATAGGCAAAACAGATGTCAATGAGAAGATGATGTCAAAACCAGGCTTACTATTTGAGTTTGTGGAATCGAAAGATCAAGGAAAACAGAAAGGCAAGGTTGAAGAAATTGAAGTGGAAAATACATCTTTGATGGCTATGACTAGTTCAGAAAGGAAAGATGATTTGGAAAGTTCATCTTTTTCAGGAAGCACAGGATCTTATGCTACAATGACCTTCACTTCAATTTATGATAGATGATGGAAGCAATTAAGCTCCCTATTGCTTGACCCTTTTGTGTCTTCAATGATTTGTGGAGATACAAATTACTGTATGCAATTTTGCACTAAATATTCTTCTATTGTTTATAGATCATAATCAATGATTCCATTTAGGAAATTACAGAACAGATTTGTATAGGGTTAGTCagtgatttaaataaaaagtgCTTTAATTTTGGTTTTTCATGTTTATTATAAGCATAATGCTTTTCCATTGTATAATAAGCTTTGCAAATTCTTGTCTTCCTTCATCAGTGTTGATCTTAATGGTAAACGAATGCACAATCATAATCATGATAAGAAGCATTGTATGTAAATACTTCAGAAAAATCAGATAACTTTTGCTTGGTTATTACAAAACAATATTCATAATTTGCATGTGAACATGAACTATGCTTATCAATATTCACTAACAATggtgaataataaataaatgaaaacaGTAAAATGGTTGTAATTAGCACCTAATAATTTGTGGTAAACCTGATTTCAGTTTCTGGTTCTGTAACATCTGAACCAAAGAATACAAAAGCAAAGAACTCTATACCCTATTATGAACCCCAACATGACAACCAAATTGGTCCACTTTTTTGACTCCTTCAAACCCTGTTGTTCTAAGAACTCAACTCCATGCAATATGCATTCTCCATTCCCAGTTTCTAggcatcttcttcttccttgctCTTCTCCATACTCATTTATCATAAGACACTCAAAAGGGTATTTGAATAAACTCAAATAGTGCATAAAAATCCAGTAGCTAGGCATCTTCTCCTTGGATATGAAATAccccgaaaacagaaagaaagaCCCCATTAGGCCTGCGATCACTGAGTTTCCAAGGATGAAATTCGGCACAAGAGCGCTGAAACACGCCACAAGAGAGTTCGACATGAGGAGGACCAACCAAACAACTAGAGAGAAGTAGAGGAATGCATCAATGTCTTTCCTTAATCCTACAAGCCAATAAACCGGGGTGGTATATAGAACACAAACCATTAGaaggaaaggaagaaaaacaagtGTATTTGCAAGAACATAGGAAGAAACTCTATAAGCTCCTCTTGAGGTCTCTCTCATCAAAGTTCTTCTCTCTTCCAAGAAAATTGGCAAGCCTTCTGTGGTGGAAGATAACAGAAAGGTAAGGCTGAAAGCGAAGAAGCCGCTTCGCGTTTGCAATGCTAATTGACCTTGCTTGTTACCTGTATTCAAGAATATAGTTCCAAGAATGAATCCAGCTACTAAGGCTTGTATAACTCTGGTGAGAAAGAGTTGCTTAGTTCTGAATATGTTGCTGCAAAATCTTCTTCCTAAGATTAGAATCTCTTCACTAGGAGAATTGGAGTACAAGAGAGCCTTTTCTTTAGCAATCTTGGAACAATGCATTCTCATCCTGTGATCTTCATACTCTCTGTCTCTAAGAAGATATTGATTGTCCTCAGACTCTGATGATGTATGAATAACCAAGCTTTCCATGACATCAAGTGCATATTCAAGGACATTGACGCGACGCGGAATTTGATGGCCGGATAGCCTGAGCCTAGCCTCAAGAAGACTCAAGGAACCATTGTGAACGACGAATCCATCCGCGAGCAAAATGAGGCCATCAAGAAGCTCCAAGATGCGAAAACCAGGTTGGTGGATAGTCAGAACAATAGTCTTTCCTTGATTGAATGCCATTAGTCTAAGCAATGAGATTACATTAAGAGCTGAAGCAGAATCCAACCCTGAAGTTGGTTCATCAATCAAGATAACTGCAGGGTCATGAACTAAATCAGCACCAATAGAGACTCTCCTCCTTTCGCCACCCGAAATTCCATGGCTTGATCCATCACCAATTCTTGAATCCGCAACATGATCCAACCCAAGCTCCTTCATCAACTCCTCAACTCTTGTAGCAGCCACTTTTCTGCCCCCGGGAAGCCTCAGCATAGCACTATACATGAGTGTCTCTCTCACTGTAAGACATGGAAACAGAGCATCTTCCTGTGTCACATGACCTGAAATTCTTCTGAACCGGTTCGGATCAATCGCCCGATGATTCACCAGCAATTGGCCGGAAACTTTGCCAGGAGATATTCTCCCAGCAAGGATTTCAAGCAGGGTGGTTTTTCCAGCTCCACTATGGCCAGCAATGGCTGTCAACTCCCCTGGCCTTGCTTCACAAGTAACATCCTTCAAAATGTATTTCCCTGCACTGCTCCTCCTCCTCCGATTCGACCCGAAACAAAGCCTTCTAAACTCATCAAATTGGCTGCACAATTTGTAAGATAAGTTCTTGGTTTCTAGTCTATAGTATGTGCTTCTTCTTGTGCTTGGTATTGGCTTGAAGGGTGTTCCCATTTTGTGTTAGTTtcactatttttgttttgtgttaagtgaacaagaagaagaagaagaagaagaaaaagaatttagtAGTATCAATGTTATGTGAAGATAAATGAAAATTCatagaggaatagagggaggaTGAActaacacaccaaacttagttcaaTTCTAATTTATTCACTCTAAACAAATCCAACATGGGATTAATAgtctttaatttttctattgGAAGTTTTGGGATATTTTTATAGAGTTTGACAAGTTCAAGtgattcaagaaaaaaaagctTATAATATAAGTACCAAGTTATTTTTTCTGTTGAGCTAAACATTGACTAATTAGGGTTATTGTTTGGTTGCTACACCATCTTCCCCATGCAACATAGACTGAGACACCTCATAGTTCGGTTGGtagaagaaaattaaaacaagGATCAAACATAGTTTTACAAGCTAAATAAATTAGTTGAAATTAgtaataatatacatatataatttaagGAACTTTTTTTGTTAGCAATTTtattctactattagaaaaatcATTATTTCTTGGTAATAGATTGGAGGGTTAACTATCAATTTGGTATCAAAAGATTCAACTGCCGAAAAAAAGGTTCTTGAAAGATGTTATTGACAAAATAGTCCCTAAATGATttgaaaatgtaataaaaataacaaataattattatattttttgtgagtaacaaaaaaaattttatttaataaacgATTTATTCATTTGATCTGaatttttatgtaaatatttgaatatttaaaaagtacacaaaaaatttagaataaaatttaatctttaaattttttttatttttcaaaaaaatgaggtaattcaaaataaaaaattaaaataattcactaaatataaaattatcaaattttaaagatgaaaatatctttttttaataataattataaaagtttatattaaatctaatttctaaagtcttttttaagatatatatttattattttttattatattttaaaattttttaaaatttatttatcattagtattttttaaatttttaataaaaaaattttagtaccaTTTTAATAGTTCACTCCGTCTTAAATATAACTCTATTATGTCACCAATGGGTGTAAAGCCTTGTATTGTATTGTATAGATTTGTTTAAGCAGTGAATCATTGAATCATATGAATGTATCTAATTGACattttcctttttaataattaaggATGACCTATTACGTGTTGTTAAACAATGTTTCACCATTATCTATTGAGATTTGAGAATATCGCCAATTGTTTGTGAAATTTGTTACCGTTATATTAATGCTAAAAGTGACATAGGTAATAATCAATAACATGTTGTAACTATGATTTaaaatgaaaagagagaaagagttATAGCAATTACAATTATAGAACGAAGGATAAAGTGTTAAATTGGTCTTTTATGTTTGGTCGTAATTTTAGTTTGATCCTTAAAATTTAAAGTGTcctatttgaatttaaaatttttttgtttaatttcaaTGTAGTTTTACCGtgaggtcaaagttaaataattaacagaACATCCTAAATGATAGCAGTAGAAGAACAAGGTCGATAATCTGGAAAACAAGTACAAAGCTCCACAGATACAAAATCAATTGTAGATacatcaatatatttatttattatttttcttacaatttaaatgaaatattttctatagAGCTAAggaaaatgataaataaatatttttcttacaaTTTATTATGATGCATTCACGGTTGATTTTGTACTTTTGGAATTTGTACTTGTTTTTCAAATTATCGACCTTGTTCTTATATTGCTGTTATGTAGgacattttgttaattatttaactttgatcTCACGGTAAAACTAcattaaaactataaaaaaattttgaattcaaatatGACACTTTAAACTTTAAAGACTAAAACGCTTAAACGTAGGGaccaatttaatattttaccctaaaataaaattatttgcaAGTTCacttttaagaatatttttatggGTCAATTATAGATAAaacggtttttttttttttttaaatatcacGTATCACGTATAAGACCATTTTTTACTTAAAATATTGAACACtttaaattaattcttaaaggatacaataataaattagattatttttttattaattaaataataatatataacgTTATTGTCTAGTCGACAGAATTACTAAAAAGATTTGTGACAACAAGAGAGAAAAGTTAATAATATATGAGATATAAGTAAAtcctttgaaaaaaaataagataccTTGTTTAATCCAACATTCTTATTTGTTATGTCATATGTGCCACTTATAACCTATGTAACCTAGTATTTAATTGACACCAATAGGATTGTTAAATACGTCGGTCCGATTTATTTAAATTCGGTTCACTTAAATTTGAATTAAGTATAATTTtggttttaaatttaaaagtcgaaaatttattttgtttttgatcTTTTTTTGCTATAAAATAGTCGTGAAGGTttcaacttattttaaaatcttcTTTCGAATGAAAATAcccttctcccttcttccttaAAATCAACCAAAAATAGAAATTGAAGCAAAACCAAAACAAAACCATAATAGAAACAACAACAGCTAAAgcaaagaacaacaatggaatcaaaagaacaacaacaacaaaagcagCTAGAAGcagaagaacaacaacaacaacaaaagaacaACAAGAATCCAGAACTCAggaaatcatcatcatcatcaaaactCAGAACCCAGAACTTAGAACTCAAAAAAAACAATGGATAATGGAATCAGGAgaataacaacaacaaaagaacaGAAACTAGAATAATTGATAatcagaagaagaagcagcaaaaTCAGAAGAAACCAAAAACCAGCGAAGAGCAGTGACGACTGGCGAccgaacaaggaagaagagcaGAAACGGTGAGCGGCACGCGACGTCCACCCTCGCGGATCTGCTGGCATCGACGTCGAGCCAGGAAGAGGAGCAGCGGCGAGATCTGGCGGTGAGATCCAGCGGAAACGACGAGGAGCAACAAGCGGCGGCGAGGACCTTTTCCcttcccttccccctcttcTTCCTGAAAACCCCCTTTCTCCCTTCGCGTTTTCCCTTTCCCCTTTTCCCTTTACgcgttttttttcttttttattttttattaggttttaggggtaatttagtaataaaaattaaaaatttagtataaaggacgattttaaaacaaagtGAAATCTTCGAGACCATTTTGTAGTGAAAAAAAGATGACATAAATTTTTGGCCTTCTACGTTATGGATCAAAATCGTACTTAATCCTTTAAATTTGTAGAGTTAAATAAGTTAGTCcatttaaatttgttttatttataaaacataattttttaatttgagcTGTTTATAGTCACCCAGATAAGTTAGCCTgtttattctttaattttatttttttaaattaacaaaaatattatttttagatcatcaccttaaataaatattatttttttagttgatgGGATCTTTAggttgaataaaagaaaatattagctaaaagtattatttttataaaaaataataataaaaaattaaacg
The Arachis stenosperma cultivar V10309 chromosome 7, arast.V10309.gnm1.PFL2, whole genome shotgun sequence genome window above contains:
- the LOC130939121 gene encoding cold-responsive protein kinase 1-like produces the protein MSCFSLLCGRKGSSSAAQPTGADIDLSSFKNINLYTYKELQIATENFSPANKIGEGGFGSVYKGKLGDGTLAAIKVLSAESKQGVKEFLTEIEVISTIEHENLVKLYGCCVERNQRILVYGYLENNSLAQTLGGGGHSSLY
- the LOC130940099 gene encoding cold-responsive protein kinase 1-like produces the protein MKLSHILSIETLKLAIYYLTKTCSPKFRISRKFILDFYLSILSESWISSFIFAFVSGYLAPEYAIRSQVTRKSDVYSFGVLLLEIVSGRCNTNRRLPAKERYLHTKAWDLYERGELESLVDSSLAGDFDVEEAIRFCKIGLICIQDSLQLRPSMSTVHDMLIGKTDVNEKMMSKPGLLFEFVESKDQGKQKGKVEEIEVENTSLMAMTSSERKDDLESSSFSGSTGSYATMTFTSIYDR
- the LOC130939120 gene encoding ABC transporter G family member 10; its protein translation is MGTPFKPIPSTRRSTYYRLETKNLSYKLCSQFDEFRRLCFGSNRRRRSSAGKYILKDVTCEARPGELTAIAGHSGAGKTTLLEILAGRISPGKVSGQLLVNHRAIDPNRFRRISGHVTQEDALFPCLTVRETLMYSAMLRLPGGRKVAATRVEELMKELGLDHVADSRIGDGSSHGISGGERRRVSIGADLVHDPAVILIDEPTSGLDSASALNVISLLRLMAFNQGKTIVLTIHQPGFRILELLDGLILLADGFVVHNGSLSLLEARLRLSGHQIPRRVNVLEYALDVMESLVIHTSSESEDNQYLLRDREYEDHRMRMHCSKIAKEKALLYSNSPSEEILILGRRFCSNIFRTKQLFLTRVIQALVAGFILGTIFLNTGNKQGQLALQTRSGFFAFSLTFLLSSTTEGLPIFLEERRTLMRETSRGAYRVSSYVLANTLVFLPFLLMVCVLYTTPVYWLVGLRKDIDAFLYFSLVVWLVLLMSNSLVACFSALVPNFILGNSVIAGLMGSFFLFSGYFISKEKMPSYWIFMHYLSLFKYPFECLMINEYGEEQGRRRCLETGNGECILHGVEFLEQQGLKESKKWTNLVVMLGFIIGYRVLCFCILWFRCYRTRN